A genomic window from Leptospiraceae bacterium includes:
- a CDS encoding ABC transporter ATP-binding protein, with the protein MNLIEVQNLSLEIDKKPILKQVSFHLEEEKIFGLIGGSGSGKSTLFKAILSLPLARQASLKGNIFIKGQKPERIQRRLIQPIFQDPFVYFNPNWNLQEALEEPLIINFKLNPEARLEKIQSLLKEFSLETNILKQNIKKFSGGELQRLAIIRALLCEPEILLMDEPVSALDTVIQQEVVEIIRNLNREKKLSILFISHDIELVSYLCDYIFVMKEGEIIESGNPEQLYKNAAKDYTKLLFQSRNLQTIRRKIRKGNGTIE; encoded by the coding sequence ATGAATCTCATAGAAGTACAAAATCTAAGTTTAGAAATAGACAAGAAACCCATTCTAAAACAGGTTTCTTTCCATTTAGAAGAAGAGAAAATTTTCGGTCTGATAGGAGGTTCCGGTTCGGGCAAGAGCACTCTCTTTAAAGCCATTCTTTCTCTCCCCTTAGCGAGGCAGGCAAGTCTAAAAGGTAATATTTTTATAAAAGGACAAAAACCGGAGAGAATTCAAAGAAGACTGATTCAGCCAATTTTTCAAGATCCTTTTGTTTATTTTAATCCGAACTGGAATTTACAGGAAGCTTTAGAAGAACCTCTTATTATAAATTTCAAATTAAACCCCGAAGCCCGTCTGGAAAAAATTCAGTCTTTGCTAAAAGAATTCTCTCTTGAAACCAATATCTTAAAACAGAATATCAAGAAATTTTCCGGCGGAGAACTCCAAAGACTGGCTATTATCCGAGCTCTACTCTGTGAACCTGAAATTTTACTAATGGATGAACCGGTCAGTGCCCTGGATACGGTAATTCAACAGGAGGTTGTAGAAATCATACGGAACTTAAATCGAGAAAAAAAACTTTCCATTCTTTTTATTTCTCACGACATAGAGCTTGTTTCCTATCTCTGTGACTATATCTTTGTAATGAAAGAAGGCGAAATCATCGAAAGCGGAAACCCGGAACAACTATACAAAAACGCTGCTAAAGACTACACAAAACTTTTATTTCAGTCAAGAAACCTACAAACGATCCGGAGAAAAATAAGAAAAGGGAACGGGACGATAGAATAA